The genomic interval GTCCGCCGCTCGCCGAGCCGGACGCGCGGGCGCTGATGCGCAAGCTCTCCGGCGCGGCGCTCGATCCGGAGTCGGTCGAACTGCTGCTGACCCGCGGCGCGCCCGCGGGATGCGTCGCCGCCCAGCCCGCCTGACCCCGAACGTCGCCGCGGCTACAATGGCCGCATGATCCCCGCATTGGAAACCGCCATCCGGCTCGCGCGCGGCGCGGGCGAGCTCGCGCTCGCCGTGCAGCGGGGCGAGTTCGAGGTCGTGCAGAAGGCGAACGACGAAGGGCCGGTGACGATCGCCGACCGCCGCGCCGACCGCTTCATCCGCGAGGGGCTCGCCGAGGCCTACCCGGACGACGCGCTGCTCACGGAGGAGACCCCGGACGACCTGAGCCGCCTCGCATCGCGGCGCGTCTGGATCGTCGATCCGCTCGACGGCACGAAGCAGTTCGTGCAGCGCGCGGGGGAGTTCGCGGTGATGATCGGCCTCGCCGTGGAGGGGCGCGCCGCGCTCGGCGTCGTCCATCTTCCGGCCGACGGCCGGACGTTCGCCGGGGCGGTCGGCGAGGGGACGTACGAGATCCTCAAGGACGCGGCGCCGCGGCGGATCGTGCTGCCGGAGATGCCGGACGTCGAGGGACGGCTGATCCTCGCGCTCAGCCGCAACCGCGCCGGGGCGCGCACGGCGCGCCTCGTCGAGGAGCTGGCGCCGAA from bacterium carries:
- a CDS encoding 3'(2'),5'-bisphosphate nucleotidase CysQ; protein product: MIPALETAIRLARGAGELALAVQRGEFEVVQKANDEGPVTIADRRADRFIREGLAEAYPDDALLTEETPDDLSRLASRRVWIVDPLDGTKQFVQRAGEFAVMIGLAVEGRAALGVVHLPADGRTFAGAVGEGTYEILKDAAPRRIVLPEMPDVEGRLILALSRNRAGARTARLVEELAPNAVVVSGSVGRKAALVLAGRADAYVSLGKRSRHWDACAPDALITAAGGFFGDAYGREKIYNTAETQNTTGLLACRRGLVARIARAANAALAASRAGKKP